The Papaver somniferum cultivar HN1 chromosome 3, ASM357369v1, whole genome shotgun sequence genome includes a region encoding these proteins:
- the LOC113361388 gene encoding uncharacterized protein LOC113361388, translating to MKIEKWRYLPVEIMTEILTWLPVKSILRFRLKEDIEYLRPVLSLKNGDILLFGQPLIQLTQYDGDLILYNPMSRTAKFVDTSGYQILEAVQTYVGSLVSVNSICNAGQEDVEQPSGYQILNPVLIDV from the exons ATGAAGATCGAGAAGTGGAGATATCTTCCGGTAGAGATTATGACTGAGATACTCACATGGTTACCAGTGAAATCCATCTTGAGATTCAG GCTGAAAGAAGATATCGAGTATTTGAGGCCAGTACTGTCTTTAAAGAACGGTGATATCTTATTATTCGGTCAGCCTTTAATCCAGTTAACCCAGTATGACGGGGATTTAATCTTGTATAACCCAATGAGCCGAACAGCTAAGTTCGTGGATACAAGTGGTTATCAAATATTGGAAGCTGTGCAAACATACGTTGGTAGTCTGGTTTCAGTTAATTCAATTTGCAATGCAGGCCAAGAAGATGTAGAGCAGCCAAGTGGTTATCAAATATTGAACCCAGTGCTAATAGACGTTTGA
- the LOC113361390 gene encoding F-box/kelch-repeat protein At3g06240-like translates to MMIEKWRHLPEEIMTEILTWLPVKSILRFRSDHELLCIWNPISEEYKKLPQIPKLFPQVPELEPSNSVPAFGFGCDCKTGVYKVVQIQTAGCDMFSQARVYTLGTDSWRVLDDIPYIFCLYGRANGVLLNGVLHWLVYPDYKDINKLTRVILSFDVGGEKFGEIQLPKPLWGVPEGGEDYYKTRISLLDDKLCLSWNLGDGDVDVWVMNDYGVIESWTKLFSVSRLKEGVEYLWPVQSLKNGEILLFGLPLIPLTQYDGDLILYSPISQRARFVDTSGYQILEAVQTYVGSLVSVKSICNAGQEDVEQAISQ, encoded by the exons ATGATGATCGAGAAGTGGAGACATCTTCCGGAAGAGATTATGACTGAGATACTCACATGGTTACCAGTTAAGTCCATCTTGAGATTCAG GTCTGATCATGAATTGTTATGTATTTGGAACCCGATTTCCGAAGAGTATAAGAAGTTACCACAAATACCAAAATTATTCCCACAAGTTCCTGAATTAGAACCGTCAAATTCTGTTCCAGCATTTGGGTTTGGTTGCGATTGCAAGACAGGGGTTTACAAAGTAGTCCAAATTCAAACTGCTGGGTGCGATATGTTTTCTCAAGCTAGAGTGTATACTCTAGGAACAGATTCATGGAGAGTGCTTGACGATATTCCTTATATATTTTGTTTATATGGAAGAGCAAATGGAGTGCTTTTGAATGGAGTTCTTCATTGGCTGGTATATCCCGACTACAAAGATATTAACAAACTCACTAGAGTTATACTTTCTTTCGATGTTGGGGGTGAGAAATTCGGGGAAATACAACTACCTAAACCTCTGTGGGGTGTACCTGAAGGTGGTGAGGATTATTATAAGACACGTATTAGCTTGTTGGATGATAAACTTTGCTTGTCTTGGAATCTTGGTGATGGGGATGTTGATGTATGGGTTATGAATGATTATGGAGTCATAGAATCTTGGACTAAACTTTTCAGCGTTAGCAGGTTAAAAGAAGGTGTCGAGTATTTGTGGCCAGTACAATCTTTGAAGAATGGTGAAATCTTATTATTCGGCTTGCCTTTAATCCCGTTAACCCAGTATGACGGGGATTTAATCTTGTATAGCCCAATTAGCCAAAGAGCTAGGTTCGTGGATACAAGTGGTTATCAGATATTGGAAGCTGTGCAAACATACGTTGGTAGTCTGGTTTCAGTTAAATCAATTTGTAATGCAGGCCAAGAAGATGTTGAGCAGGCAATATCACAATAA